Within Methanoculleus horonobensis, the genomic segment CCTTCTTTACGGCAAGGACAGCGTCCACCATGCCGGATTTAAGCGCGTGCGTCAGCAGAGCGGTGACCGCTCCGCCGCACTCGCCCTTCTCCTGGCAGGCGGCGTCGGCTGCCCATGCGTAGACCATATCGCCTTTTGCTGCCATCTTCAGGCCTCCGTAATCTTCTCGACCTTCACAGCACAGGCCTTGAACTCAGGGATCTTTGCGATCGGGTCGAGCGCGTTGTTCGTCAGGACGTTCGCTGCACACTCGGCGAAGTGGAACGGCATGAACATGACGCCCTTCTTGATCTCGTCGGTCACTTTCGCTTCGACTTCGACCTTGCCGCGGCGGCTGCTTGCCCGGACCATTTCCTTGTTCGCTATGCCGAGTTCTTTTGCGTCCTCGGTGTTGATCTCGATCCAGCCGGTCGGGACCTCGTTATCGAGCGTCTCGGAGCGGCGGGTCATGGATCCGGTGTGCCAGTGCCAGATGCACCGTCCGGTGGTGAGGATGTAGGGGTACTCCGCGTCGGGGACTTCCGCCGGGGGTTTCCACTCGATGGGGTGCATCACGCCCATGCCATCGGGGTGCGAACACTTGCCGATGTGCAGGATGGGCGTGCCGGGGTGGTCTTCCGTGGGGCAGGGCCAGTGGAGTGCTTCGGGCCGGTTGAGCCGCTCGTAGTTCATGCCGTGGTAGGACGGCGTGAGGGCGGCGACCTCGTTGAAGATCTCCTCGGCGCTCTGGTAGGGGAACTGGGCGGCGTAGCCCATGGCGGCTGCCACTTCGCAGAGGATCTTCCAGTCGACCTTTGCCTCGCCGGGCGGGTTCTGGGCCGTGCGCCACATCTGGACGCGCCGCTCGGTGCTGGTCTGGGTGCCTTCCTTCTCTGCGTAGCAGGAGGCGGGCAGAACGACGTCCGCGTGCTGGGCGGTCTCGGTCAGGAAGATGTCCTGCACCACCAGGAACTCGAGCTGTTCGAGTGCGTGCTCCGCGTGGGTGAGGTCCGGGTCGGAGAGCATCGGGTTCTCGCCCATGATGTACATCGCCTTGAGCTCGCCGGGGTTCTCGGTCAGGACGTTGAACATGACGGTGACCTCATAGCCGTTCTTCGGCTCGCAGATGCCGTCGGGGAAGCCCCAGGCGTCGGCGAACTTCTTGTGGACGGCCTCGTCGATGACCTTCTGGTAGCCGGTGAAGACAACGGGGAGACAGCCCATGTCACAGGCGCCCTGGACATTGTTCTGGCCACGGAGCGCGTTCACGCCGCCGCCGCGCTTGCCGATGTTTCCGGTAAGCATCTGGAGGTTTGCAGTCGACTTGACGTTGTCGACGCCGACCGTGTGCTGGGTGATGCCCATCGAGTAGAGGAGCGAGGAGGACTCGGCGGTACCGATCCATTCGGCTGCCTTCTTGAGGTCAGCAGCGGCAATGCCGGAGACCTTCTCGACGTTCTCGGGGAGGTAATCGTCCTTGAGCACCGTCGCTTTGAGTTCCTCGTATCCCTTTGCACGCTTCGAGACCCATTCCTTGTCCTCCCATCCGTTCCGGATGATCTCTCCCATCAGGCAGTTGAGGATGGCCACATCGGTGCCGGAGTAGAAGGATGCATAGAGATCCGCCTGCTTCGCGGTCGGCGTGTAGCGCGGGTCGAATACGATGACCTTCGCACCGTTCATCTTTGCCTGCATGATCTTGCGGCCGATGAGCGGGTGCTGCTCGAATGTGTTGGACCC encodes:
- the fdhF gene encoding formate dehydrogenase subunit alpha, giving the protein MDLKYVQTTCPYCGTGCSFNLVVKDGKVVGTQPYKRSPVNEGKVCPKGTYAHEFVNSPDRLTKPLIKKDGKFVEATWDEAYDLIAQKFKSYKPDEIACLSSARVSNEENYLLMKLARGVFKTRHIDHCARLCHASTVAGLAASFGSGAMTNSILDIAESKCVFVIGSNTFEQHPLIGRKIMQAKMNGAKVIVFDPRYTPTAKQADLYASFYSGTDVAILNCLMGEIIRNGWEDKEWVSKRAKGYEELKATVLKDDYLPENVEKVSGIAAADLKKAAEWIGTAESSSLLYSMGITQHTVGVDNVKSTANLQMLTGNIGKRGGGVNALRGQNNVQGACDMGCLPVVFTGYQKVIDEAVHKKFADAWGFPDGICEPKNGYEVTVMFNVLTENPGELKAMYIMGENPMLSDPDLTHAEHALEQLEFLVVQDIFLTETAQHADVVLPASCYAEKEGTQTSTERRVQMWRTAQNPPGEAKVDWKILCEVAAAMGYAAQFPYQSAEEIFNEVAALTPSYHGMNYERLNRPEALHWPCPTEDHPGTPILHIGKCSHPDGMGVMHPIEWKPPAEVPDAEYPYILTTGRCIWHWHTGSMTRRSETLDNEVPTGWIEINTEDAKELGIANKEMVRASSRRGKVEVEAKVTDEIKKGVMFMPFHFAECAANVLTNNALDPIAKIPEFKACAVKVEKITEA